The following proteins are co-located in the Acidimicrobiales bacterium genome:
- a CDS encoding thiolase family protein translates to MEIADVAIVGIGIYPFGRHEGVAAVDMGAIAVRNAMRDAGVEFNDLQFAFGGSLGGMLGHDSPTADTLVNELGLTGLQFINVMNGCATAGSALSMAATTVASGQFDLGLAVGFDKHPRGHFNADPATAGIGPWYGEQGLMVTTQFFAMKINRYMHEHGISHSTLAKVAAKAYRNGSMNPNAWRREPMTEEQILNSRMLNYPLTQFMFCSPDEGAAAVIVARADKAHLYTDKPVYIRGATVRSRRFGSFEVFSPWVAGEMAESPTVDASRAVYEMAGIGPEDVDVAQIQDSEAGAEIIHMAENGFCKDGEQEALIQAGETEIGGKLPINTDGGLIANGEPIGASGMRQIYETVLQLRGDAGPRQVPNNPRVGYTQVYGAPGIGACTILTR, encoded by the coding sequence ATGGAAATTGCAGACGTCGCCATCGTCGGCATCGGCATCTACCCGTTCGGACGCCACGAGGGCGTGGCCGCCGTCGACATGGGCGCCATTGCCGTGCGCAACGCGATGCGCGACGCCGGCGTCGAGTTCAACGACCTGCAGTTCGCCTTCGGGGGCAGCCTCGGCGGCATGCTCGGCCACGACTCGCCGACGGCCGACACGCTCGTCAACGAGCTGGGGCTCACCGGCCTGCAGTTCATCAACGTGATGAACGGGTGCGCGACGGCGGGCTCCGCGCTGTCGATGGCGGCCACCACCGTCGCGTCGGGACAGTTCGACCTCGGCCTCGCCGTGGGGTTCGACAAGCATCCGCGCGGACACTTCAACGCCGACCCCGCAACCGCCGGCATCGGCCCGTGGTACGGCGAACAAGGCCTCATGGTGACCACCCAGTTCTTCGCCATGAAGATCAACCGCTACATGCACGAGCACGGCATCTCGCACTCGACGCTGGCGAAGGTGGCGGCCAAGGCCTACCGGAACGGGTCGATGAACCCAAACGCCTGGCGGCGCGAACCCATGACGGAGGAGCAGATTCTCAACTCGCGGATGCTCAACTATCCGCTGACGCAGTTCATGTTCTGCTCGCCCGACGAGGGTGCGGCCGCGGTCATCGTGGCGCGGGCCGACAAAGCGCACCTCTACACCGACAAGCCCGTGTACATCCGCGGCGCCACCGTGCGCTCGCGCCGCTTCGGGTCCTTCGAAGTGTTCAGCCCATGGGTGGCGGGCGAGATGGCCGAGAGCCCGACGGTCGACGCGTCCCGCGCGGTGTACGAGATGGCGGGCATCGGTCCCGAAGACGTCGACGTCGCCCAGATCCAGGACAGCGAAGCCGGTGCGGAGATCATCCACATGGCGGAGAACGGCTTTTGCAAGGACGGCGAGCAGGAGGCGCTGATCCAGGCGGGCGAGACCGAGATCGGCGGCAAGCTGCCGATCAACACCGACGGCGGCCTCATCGCCAACGGCGAGCCGATCGGTGCATCGGGCATGCGCCAGATCTACGAGACCGTGCTCCAGCTGCGCGGCGACGCCGGCCCGCGGCAGGTGCCGAACAATCCGCGCGTCGGCTACACGCAGGTGTACGGCGCTCCGGGAATCGGCGCGTGCACGATCCTGACGCGGTGA
- a CDS encoding OB-fold domain-containing protein: MQRAIDESLFTWPADEPRLIGSKCDGCGTATFPRARSCPRCGAADMPTLELSPEGTLWTFTTQEFELKEPYRLAGQRQFETFGLGYVELPDNVKVETRLTESDPEKLEIGMDMKLVFIPAYTDPDGTEVMTFAFAPAQKV, from the coding sequence ATGCAACGCGCGATCGACGAATCGCTCTTCACCTGGCCGGCGGACGAGCCGCGCCTGATCGGTTCCAAATGCGATGGGTGTGGAACCGCCACGTTCCCCCGCGCCCGCAGCTGCCCGCGCTGCGGCGCGGCCGACATGCCGACGCTGGAGTTGTCGCCGGAGGGCACCCTGTGGACCTTCACCACCCAGGAGTTCGAACTGAAGGAGCCCTACCGCCTCGCCGGCCAACGCCAGTTCGAGACGTTCGGCCTCGGCTACGTCGAGTTGCCCGACAACGTGAAGGTCGAGACCCGCCTCACCGAGAGCGACCCCGAGAAGCTCGAGATCGGCATGGACATGAAGCTCGTTTTCATCCCCGCCTACACCGACCCCGACGGCACCGAAGTGATGACCTTTGCCTTCGCGCCCGCGCAGAAAGTCTGA
- a CDS encoding phytanoyl-CoA dioxygenase family protein — protein sequence MTPDAITEDLRAVQAALAEHDLLANALELDTVGYTVVPPEKAAPAGFVDEVRERLLDVAERREGARPDVTGGSTHENHKLPNYYYLLFEDPIFEQLLMQPSALALVTQLCGWSCVLSTSTALIKGPSTKDPERLDIALHCDTEMHPPPFPLYAQYANATWLLSDYSREGGSLGFVPGSHLLCRQPNGGEGLDRLVPLEAPAGSLVVWHGNTWHGAYRRQTPGLRMAIAFLFARRYLLPREPYREDTTPEMLDRNPPRFATLMGQHVMAGWRAEGPDYSRLDTRAVPTVFT from the coding sequence ATGACACCCGACGCCATCACCGAAGACCTCCGCGCCGTCCAGGCCGCGCTCGCCGAGCACGACCTGCTCGCCAACGCGCTCGAACTCGACACCGTCGGCTACACGGTCGTGCCGCCAGAGAAGGCCGCGCCTGCGGGTTTCGTCGACGAGGTGCGCGAGCGGCTGCTCGACGTGGCCGAGCGCCGCGAAGGCGCGCGCCCCGACGTGACCGGCGGGTCGACGCACGAGAACCACAAGCTGCCGAACTACTACTACCTGCTGTTCGAAGACCCGATCTTCGAGCAGTTGCTGATGCAGCCGAGCGCGTTGGCGCTTGTGACGCAGCTGTGCGGGTGGAGTTGCGTGTTGAGCACGTCGACGGCGCTGATCAAAGGCCCGTCGACGAAGGATCCCGAGCGGCTCGACATCGCCCTGCACTGCGACACCGAAATGCACCCGCCGCCATTCCCGCTGTACGCGCAGTACGCCAACGCCACATGGTTGCTGAGCGACTACTCGCGCGAGGGCGGCTCGCTCGGGTTCGTCCCCGGGAGCCACTTGCTTTGCCGCCAGCCCAACGGCGGCGAAGGCCTCGACCGTCTCGTGCCCCTCGAAGCACCGGCCGGTTCGCTCGTCGTCTGGCACGGCAACACGTGGCACGGCGCGTACCGGCGCCAGACGCCGGGCCTGCGCATGGCGATCGCATTCCTCTTCGCCCGCCGCTACCTGCTGCCGCGCGAGCCCTACCGCGAGGACACGACCCCCGAGATGCTCGACCGCAACCCGCCGCGCTTCGCCACGCTCATGGGCCAGCACGTCATGGCCGGGTGGCGCGCCGAGGGCCCGGACTACTCACGCCTGGACACGCGTGCCGTGCCCACGGTGTTCACCTAG
- a CDS encoding AMP-binding protein, whose translation MSLPAFISIGAHVTMWAQEKPDDVALIVVARDRSERSLTWRELDEASNRYARLLQSKGVDADSTVGIGLPNSIEHVVTLIATWKLGACVLPLDARMPAPERDALLDLAKPAAVVAAWTDVPGVVDVADAASFPADALPDVTPHPGRAIASGGSTGRPKIIVDPMPLAVPKGAYAFGLADLGVTHGQRHLVGSPLFHNFGNGQVMVGVYEAHTLIVMERFDAELALDIVEQHRVQYMTTVPTMMQRMLRVPDVAQRDLSSVEGLLHTAAVCPPWVKRGWIDLIGATKVHEVFGSTEAVGACLIHGDEWLERPGSVGRPMRSQVRVLDDDGNDLPPGEVGEIFMRQEGLLPTSDGSGPSFQYLGGASIKGTDDGFSSVGDLGWLDDEGFLFLADRRVDIVITGGSNVYPAEVEAALSEHPGVVDVGVVGVPDDDLGKRVHAIVQPADPAPTAEELRAHCTARLTQYKVPRSFEFVEKLPRNDAGKLRRSALVAERS comes from the coding sequence ATGAGCCTTCCCGCGTTCATCTCGATCGGCGCCCACGTCACGATGTGGGCGCAGGAAAAGCCCGACGACGTCGCGCTGATCGTCGTGGCGCGCGACCGCAGCGAGCGCAGCCTCACGTGGCGTGAACTCGACGAGGCGTCGAACCGGTACGCGCGGTTGTTGCAGTCGAAGGGTGTCGACGCGGACAGCACCGTCGGCATCGGTCTACCGAACTCGATCGAGCACGTCGTCACGCTGATCGCCACGTGGAAGCTCGGCGCGTGCGTGCTGCCCCTCGACGCCCGCATGCCCGCGCCCGAGCGCGACGCGCTGCTCGACCTCGCGAAGCCCGCGGCCGTTGTCGCCGCGTGGACCGACGTACCCGGCGTGGTCGACGTCGCCGATGCCGCGTCGTTCCCGGCGGACGCATTGCCAGACGTCACTCCGCATCCCGGACGGGCCATCGCGTCGGGCGGCTCGACGGGACGGCCCAAGATCATCGTGGACCCGATGCCGCTCGCGGTACCGAAGGGCGCGTACGCGTTCGGCCTCGCCGACCTCGGTGTGACGCACGGCCAGCGCCACCTCGTCGGCTCGCCGCTGTTCCACAACTTCGGCAACGGCCAGGTGATGGTCGGCGTGTACGAGGCGCACACGCTGATCGTGATGGAGCGCTTCGACGCCGAGCTCGCGCTCGACATCGTCGAGCAGCACCGCGTCCAGTACATGACGACGGTCCCCACGATGATGCAGCGCATGCTGCGCGTGCCCGACGTGGCGCAGCGTGACCTGTCGAGCGTCGAGGGCCTGCTGCACACCGCTGCGGTGTGCCCGCCGTGGGTCAAGCGTGGCTGGATCGACCTCATCGGCGCCACCAAGGTGCACGAGGTGTTCGGGTCGACCGAAGCGGTCGGCGCCTGCCTCATCCACGGCGACGAGTGGCTCGAGCGCCCGGGCAGCGTCGGTCGCCCGATGCGCTCGCAAGTGCGCGTCCTCGACGACGACGGCAACGACCTGCCGCCCGGTGAAGTCGGCGAGATCTTCATGCGACAGGAAGGGCTGCTGCCGACCAGCGACGGGTCCGGCCCGTCGTTCCAGTACCTCGGCGGCGCGTCGATCAAAGGTACCGACGACGGGTTCTCCAGCGTGGGCGACCTCGGCTGGCTCGACGACGAAGGGTTCCTCTTCCTCGCTGACCGCCGCGTCGACATCGTGATCACGGGCGGCTCCAACGTGTACCCCGCGGAAGTCGAGGCCGCGCTGTCCGAGCACCCCGGCGTGGTCGACGTCGGCGTCGTCGGGGTGCCCGACGACGACCTCGGCAAGCGCGTGCACGCCATCGTGCAACCGGCCGACCCCGCGCCGACGGCGGAGGAGTTGCGCGCACACTGCACGGCGCGCCTCACGCAATACAAGGTGCCGCGCAGTTTCGAGTTCGTCGAGAAGTTGCCGCGCAACGACGCCGGCAAGCTGCGCCGCTCGGCATTGGTGGCCGAACGCTCGTGA
- a CDS encoding acyl-CoA dehydrogenase family protein: MKDWLDDATAWLDANAPRRASVAEVEWGEGSDAVAVFRNLPAAAERAHIDALRAWQRKKFDAGYGAIAWPTDVGGAGLTPAHANAFAVLEAGYATPESHEAFTISMELVGPTILTCGTPEQQQRYVPPLRRADEMWCQLFSEPSAGSDLAALATSAVRDGDTWVLNGQKVWTSGAQYADFGYIQTRTDPSAPKHAGMTAFLVPMDAPGVEVRPLRQMSGGSSFNEVFLTDVRVPDADRLGDVGGGWGVALTTLGFERMAASEGGEGGESDPVDRLVALSRHLGRAQDGVVRQQLAAAWTARTVHALTLERAAQAHKAGGVPGPEGSLGKLGKTRELQLTAAAAANVLGPRLGADSGEWGTYAWSEFVSGLPGFRIAGGTDEIQRNIIGERVLGLPREPR, encoded by the coding sequence GTGAAGGACTGGCTCGACGACGCCACTGCCTGGCTCGACGCCAACGCGCCCCGGCGCGCGTCCGTCGCGGAGGTCGAATGGGGCGAAGGCAGCGACGCCGTCGCCGTGTTCCGCAACCTTCCCGCCGCCGCCGAACGCGCCCACATCGACGCGCTGCGCGCCTGGCAGCGCAAGAAGTTCGACGCCGGCTACGGCGCCATCGCGTGGCCGACCGACGTCGGCGGCGCCGGCCTCACGCCGGCACACGCGAACGCGTTCGCCGTACTCGAAGCCGGCTACGCGACGCCCGAGAGCCACGAGGCGTTCACCATCAGCATGGAGTTGGTCGGGCCGACGATCCTCACGTGCGGCACGCCCGAACAACAGCAGCGCTACGTCCCGCCGCTTCGCCGCGCGGACGAGATGTGGTGCCAGCTGTTCTCCGAGCCGAGCGCGGGTTCCGATCTGGCTGCGCTGGCGACCTCCGCGGTGCGCGACGGCGACACATGGGTCCTCAACGGCCAGAAGGTGTGGACGTCGGGCGCGCAGTATGCCGACTTCGGCTACATCCAGACCCGCACCGATCCGTCGGCGCCGAAGCACGCGGGCATGACGGCGTTTCTGGTCCCGATGGACGCGCCCGGTGTCGAGGTGCGCCCGCTGCGCCAGATGAGCGGTGGCTCGTCGTTCAACGAAGTGTTCCTGACCGACGTGCGCGTACCCGACGCCGACCGGCTCGGCGACGTCGGCGGCGGGTGGGGCGTCGCGCTCACGACGCTCGGATTCGAGCGGATGGCGGCGAGCGAGGGCGGCGAAGGCGGCGAATCCGATCCCGTCGACCGCCTCGTCGCGCTCTCGCGCCACCTCGGGCGCGCGCAGGACGGTGTCGTGCGCCAGCAGCTCGCGGCGGCGTGGACGGCCCGGACGGTGCACGCGCTCACCCTCGAACGCGCCGCGCAGGCGCATAAGGCCGGCGGCGTGCCTGGTCCCGAAGGATCGCTCGGCAAGCTCGGCAAGACGCGCGAGCTGCAACTCACCGCGGCCGCAGCTGCGAACGTGCTCGGCCCTCGACTCGGCGCCGACAGCGGCGAGTGGGGCACCTACGCGTGGAGCGAGTTCGTGAGTGGGCTGCCCGGCTTCCGCATCGCCGGCGGCACCGACGAGATCCAGCGCAACATCATCGGCGAGCGCGTGCTCGGACTGCCACGGGAGCCGCGATGA